In Osmerus eperlanus chromosome 17, fOsmEpe2.1, whole genome shotgun sequence, a single genomic region encodes these proteins:
- the tcp11l2 gene encoding T-complex protein 11-like protein 2, whose protein sequence is MPLNDERPSSTSTAASEDQGSDGESMLGRCDSTNSASDLDYSRQSFTSDCSSKQSSPSSSPPKTITLDEVMTSARDLSNLNLAHEIIVNHSFQVEQPNLPENSLEKRVRDMVHKAFWDSLEAELNDEPAEYEHAIKLLEEIREILLSFLNPGANRLRTQILEVLDMDLIRQQADKEVVDIQGLASYIISIMGKLCAPIRDDEIKKLQEGSCNIVKMFKDIFRVLDLMKMDMVNFTIQNLRPELQKQSVEFERAKFQTILDKTPSALDHTTSWIKSTLEELMLSMPPTAETSSQGKGGKALPGPLLVINTGFIRTLFWNYQKSPLPETLVTDEVRLRELQRRLQLLQAVASVLLIVYSAVGGAVSGLPALADRLKRMTSVLLEGMHSLHFNLEEALEGVSGQICCELNKSLTKRNYLALPVALQATLKGQICALTQESNPIRTLVEGRVQEYLQVFLSTPNSNVNLPPVPTGLSAVEPELTALGVSFVCLVNYNKQVYGPFYTGILKSLLFSNTPPHPLSAQDPPQRPMNSS, encoded by the exons ATGCCCCTCAACGACGAGCGACCATCCTCGACTTCCACAGCGGCCAGCGAGGACCAGGGTAGCGATGGAGAGTCAATGTTGGGCCGCTGTGACAGTACTAACTCAGCCAGCGACCTGGACTATTCCCGCCAGAGCTTCACCAGCGACTGCTCCAGCAAGCAAAGCTCCCCTTCCT CCAGCCCGCCAAAAACCATAACACTTGATGAGGTCATGACCTCTGCACGGGACCTGTCCAACCTAAACCTTGCCCATGAGATTATTGTCAACCACAGCTTCCAAGTGGAGCAGCCAAACCTGCCAGAGAACAG TTTGGAGAAGCGGGTCAGAGACATGGTTCACAAGGCGTTTTGGGATAGCCTGGAGGCTGAGCTAAATGACGAGCCTGCAGAATACGAGCACGCCATCAAACTACTGGAGGAGATTCGAGAG ATCCTGCTGTCATTCCTGAACCCAGGAGCCAATCGGTTGCGGACACAGATCCTGGAGGTTTTGGACATGGACCTGATTCGTCAGCAGGCCGACAAGGAGGTGGTGGACATCCAGGGACTGGCCTCTTATATAATCAGCATCATGGGAAAGCTCTGCGCACCCATCAGAGATGACGAGATTAAAAAGCTCCAAGAAGGCTCCTGTAACATTGTTAAAATGTTCAA GGACATCTTCCGCGTGCTGGACCTAATGAAGATGGACATGGTAAACTTCACCATCCAGAACTTGAGGCCTGAGCTGCAGAAACAGTCTGTGGAGTTTGAGAGGGCCAAGTTCCAGACCATTCTGGACAAGACACCCA GTGCGTTGGACCATACTACTTCCTGGATCAAGTCGACTCTGGAGGAGTTGATGCTGTCCATGCCTCCCACGGCCGAAACCAGCAgccaggggaagggggggaaggcCCTGCCTGGACCTCTCCTGGTCATCAACACTGGGTTCATCCGTACCCTGTTTTGGAACTACCAAAAGAGTCCACTGCCTgag ACGCTGGTGACGGATGAGGTGCGTTTGAGGGAGCTCCAGCGCAggctccagctgctgcaggcAGTGGCCTCCGTACTGCTCATCGTCTACAGCGCTGTGGGCGGGGCCGTCTCCGGCCTGCCCGCGCTGGCCGACCGTCTCAAGAGGATGACCAGCGTGCTGCTGGAGGGCATGCACAGCCT TCATTTCAATCTGGAGGAGGCTCTGGAGGGTGTCAGTGGACAGATCTGCTGTGAGCTCAACAAGTCCCTGACTAAGAGGAACTACCTGGCTCTGCCCGTGGCCCTGCAGGCCACCCTCAAGGGCCAGATCTGTGCCCTCACTCAGGAGAGCAACCCCATCCGCACACTTGTGG AGGGGCGGGTCCAGGAGTACCTCCAGGTTTTCCTGTCCACACCCAACTCCAACGTTAACCTGCCCCCAGTCCCGACCGGCTTATCAGCTGTCGAGCCTGAGCTTACTGCTTTAGGAGTCTCGTTTGTTTGCTTGGTGAACTACAACAAGCAAGTGTACGGCCCTTTCTACACAGGCATCCTCAAGAGCCTGCTCTTCAgcaacaccccaccccaccctctttcAGCTCAGGACCCCCCTCAGAGACCTATGAATTCCAGCTAG